From the Leucobacter denitrificans genome, one window contains:
- a CDS encoding nitrilase-related carbon-nitrogen hydrolase, translating to MKIAAVQFTPTTDPAENLEQMRRRAAEAADKGAHVIVFPEQAMVLLQAVTIEGLSGIAAEWWGRFEALTAVLAATHNAVVVAPGFEPNPDGLPFNTTIVVAPDGTELARYRKLHLYVAFAASEAEHTAPGSELPPVFDVEAGGEKLTFGLANCYDVRFPELFRSMADRGANAMLLVAAWASGQGKEEHWTTLTQARAIENVCWFVACATVGGGSRNAATVGLSRVVDPLGTVVSALGPRDEGVLVAEIGPEAVDRARESLPAIVNRRIRLGYDFLP from the coding sequence ATGAAGATCGCAGCCGTACAGTTCACGCCTACCACCGATCCTGCCGAGAACCTCGAGCAGATGCGCCGCCGTGCGGCCGAGGCGGCGGACAAGGGTGCACACGTGATCGTGTTCCCAGAACAGGCGATGGTGCTGCTGCAGGCCGTGACGATCGAGGGGCTGTCGGGCATTGCTGCGGAGTGGTGGGGCCGCTTCGAGGCCCTTACAGCTGTGCTCGCGGCGACCCACAACGCGGTCGTTGTCGCGCCCGGCTTTGAGCCGAATCCAGATGGCCTGCCGTTCAACACCACGATTGTTGTTGCGCCTGACGGCACCGAGCTCGCCCGTTACCGCAAGCTGCACCTCTACGTCGCGTTTGCCGCGAGCGAGGCCGAGCACACCGCGCCGGGCAGCGAACTGCCACCCGTGTTCGACGTCGAGGCAGGCGGCGAGAAGCTCACCTTCGGGCTCGCGAACTGCTACGACGTGCGCTTCCCAGAACTGTTTCGCAGCATGGCAGATCGCGGCGCAAACGCGATGCTGCTCGTTGCCGCATGGGCGTCGGGGCAGGGCAAAGAAGAACACTGGACAACCCTTACCCAAGCCCGCGCAATCGAGAACGTGTGCTGGTTCGTCGCCTGCGCTACCGTTGGCGGTGGATCGCGCAACGCCGCCACGGTCGGGCTCAGTCGCGTCGTCGACCCCCTCGGCACCGTGGTCTCTGCGCTCGGGCCTCGCGATGAGGGTGTGCTCGTCGCCGAGATTGGTCCCGAGGCGGTGGACCGCGCGCGCGAGTCCCTACCCGCAATCGTTAACCGGCGAATCAGGCTCGGGTACGACTTCTTGCCGTGA